From a single Paenibacillus sp. FSL R5-0345 genomic region:
- the cysS gene encoding cysteine--tRNA ligase: MALQIYNTMTRSKEQFVPQESGKVKMYVCGPTVYGYMHIGNARPIIVFDMVRNYLEQLGNEVRYVTNFTDVDDKLIRKAEEMNTTVAEVAEIFIAAYLEDLEGLGVKPATLNPRVTESMDLIIKFIKDLEEKGYAYESGGDVFYRTSKFEDYGKLSRQNLDELQFGIRVEVDSRKEKPEDFVLWKAAKPGEVYWESPWGNGRPGWHIECSAMAREFLGDTIDIHGGGQDLQFPHHECECAQTEALTGKPLSNYWMHNGFLNIGDEKMSKSLGNGWLVKDIRGQFKAGTIRYFMLSTHYRNPLNFSVDSLTSAEKSVERISLAESNVKHRLELAAEVAQGEVSLEINDKLSAIVANFHAKMQDDFNTPDAITAMFDWVSLANHTLANSEAAPADFAALLQAFGEMNAVLRLTPEHEEEEIASEEVERLIAERVEARKNKNWSRSDEIRDELGRLGILLEDTPQGMRWRRK; the protein is encoded by the coding sequence ATGGCTTTACAAATTTACAACACAATGACACGCAGCAAGGAGCAGTTTGTGCCCCAGGAATCGGGCAAAGTGAAAATGTACGTATGTGGTCCAACCGTTTATGGATATATGCATATCGGAAATGCTAGACCTATTATTGTCTTTGATATGGTCCGGAATTATTTGGAGCAACTTGGCAATGAGGTACGGTATGTTACGAATTTCACGGATGTAGATGATAAACTGATACGCAAAGCAGAGGAAATGAATACAACAGTAGCGGAGGTTGCGGAGATTTTTATCGCTGCCTATCTTGAGGATCTCGAAGGACTTGGAGTGAAGCCGGCGACATTGAATCCGCGGGTTACAGAAAGCATGGATCTGATCATTAAATTTATTAAAGACCTTGAGGAAAAAGGGTACGCATATGAAAGCGGCGGCGATGTATTCTATCGCACTTCCAAATTTGAAGACTATGGTAAGCTGTCTCGTCAGAATCTAGATGAATTACAGTTTGGTATTCGTGTAGAGGTTGATTCACGTAAAGAGAAGCCTGAGGATTTTGTACTATGGAAAGCGGCGAAGCCAGGTGAAGTGTATTGGGAAAGCCCTTGGGGGAATGGACGTCCAGGCTGGCATATTGAATGCTCGGCCATGGCAAGAGAGTTCTTAGGAGATACAATTGATATCCACGGTGGCGGACAAGATCTGCAGTTCCCGCATCATGAATGCGAATGCGCTCAGACAGAAGCTCTGACAGGAAAACCACTCTCTAATTACTGGATGCATAATGGATTTCTCAATATCGGGGACGAGAAAATGTCCAAATCCCTTGGTAATGGTTGGCTTGTAAAAGATATCCGTGGGCAATTTAAAGCTGGAACTATCCGCTACTTCATGCTCTCGACACATTACCGTAATCCTTTGAACTTTTCTGTTGATTCGTTGACTTCAGCCGAAAAGAGCGTAGAGCGTATCTCTCTAGCTGAGAGCAATGTTAAGCATCGTCTTGAGCTTGCTGCAGAAGTTGCCCAAGGTGAAGTGAGCTTAGAGATTAACGATAAATTATCTGCTATAGTGGCCAATTTTCATGCTAAAATGCAGGATGACTTTAATACCCCTGATGCGATTACCGCTATGTTTGATTGGGTGAGTCTTGCAAACCATACCCTTGCGAATAGTGAAGCAGCCCCTGCTGATTTTGCTGCGTTGCTGCAAGCTTTTGGGGAAATGAATGCTGTGCTGCGTTTGACACCTGAGCATGAGGAAGAAGAGATCGCGAGTGAAGAAGTTGAACGATTGATCGCGGAGCGGGTTGAAGCACGTAAGAATAAGAATTGGAGCCGGTCCGATGAGATTCGTGATGAATTAGGCCGCTTGGGCATATTGCTTGAGGATACTCCGCAAGGAATGCGGTGGCGGCGTAAATGA
- the ispD gene encoding 2-C-methyl-D-erythritol 4-phosphate cytidylyltransferase, translated as MSNSVGVVIVAAGRGTRMGTVESKQYLLLQGKPIIVHTLEVFQQHELISEIVLVTGKEDIERCREWIQLYKLDKVKAIVPGGSERQHSVHKGLLKLTTQWVMVHDGVRPFVQPIEIEACYKRAKQIGASVLAVPVKDTIKQVDNEGKVLSTPDRRSLWAIQTPQTFRLSELLDAYAVAERDGFLGTDDSSLAERAGIPVSVVEGSYRNIKITTPDDLDFAEFTERNRGEGQS; from the coding sequence ATGTCAAACAGTGTGGGCGTCGTCATTGTGGCGGCAGGCAGAGGAACGCGAATGGGGACTGTAGAGAGCAAGCAATATCTGTTATTGCAGGGTAAACCAATTATCGTTCATACGCTGGAAGTATTTCAGCAGCACGAATTGATTTCCGAAATCGTGCTTGTAACCGGTAAGGAAGATATTGAACGCTGCCGGGAATGGATACAGCTCTATAAGCTGGACAAGGTTAAGGCTATCGTGCCTGGTGGATCTGAGCGTCAGCATTCTGTACATAAAGGATTGTTGAAACTTACGACACAGTGGGTAATGGTGCATGATGGGGTTCGCCCGTTTGTACAGCCGATTGAAATTGAGGCATGTTACAAGCGAGCGAAGCAGATCGGTGCTTCAGTTCTTGCTGTACCAGTCAAAGATACGATCAAACAGGTAGATAACGAAGGCAAAGTACTTTCTACGCCGGATCGGCGAAGTCTGTGGGCGATTCAAACCCCGCAGACTTTTCGTCTTTCTGAATTGCTGGATGCTTATGCGGTAGCGGAGCGGGATGGTTTTTTAGGTACAGATGATTCCAGTTTAGCGGAACGTGCTGGCATTCCGGTTTCTGTGGTAGAGGGAAGCTACAGAAATATTAAGATTACGACGCCTGATGATTTAGATTTTGCAGAATTCACAGAAAGAAACAGGGGAGAGGGACAATCATGA
- the gltX gene encoding glutamate--tRNA ligase, translating to MTDQVRVRYAPSPTGHLHIGNARTALFNYLFARNKGGKFIIRIEDTDVKRNVAGGEESQLKYLKWLGMDWDESVDVGGEYGPYRQTERLDLYRVYWQDLLDRGLAYRCYCTEEELEAEREEQTARGETPRYSGKHRDLTEEQRLAFEAEGRVASIRFRVPEDRTYAFDDIVKGNISFDTKEMGDFVIVKKDGIPTYNFAVAVDDHLMAITHVLRGEDHISNTPRQLMIFEALGWEPPLFGHMTLIVGDNHKKLSKRDESVIQFIEQYDELGYLPEALVNFISLLGWSPEGEEEIFSKEELISIFDADRLSKSPAVFDKNKLAHLNNHYIKHADPKRISALAIPHLQKAGKIPAELNDEQQAWAESLVALYQEQMTSASDIVELSELFFRSHLELETEAAQVLAESQVPEVLSAFLAKVEACQDFSASNMAVLIKEVQKETGHKGKALFMPIRVALTGQTHGRDLNITIALLGQNRVIERLKSQIKGA from the coding sequence ATGACGGATCAAGTCCGGGTGCGTTACGCACCGAGCCCTACGGGACATTTACATATAGGTAACGCCAGAACGGCGCTGTTTAACTATCTGTTCGCCCGTAATAAAGGCGGTAAATTCATTATCAGAATTGAAGATACAGACGTGAAGCGCAATGTCGCAGGTGGCGAAGAGAGCCAGCTTAAATATTTGAAATGGCTAGGTATGGATTGGGATGAGAGCGTTGATGTTGGCGGAGAGTATGGACCTTACCGCCAGACTGAACGTCTGGATCTTTATCGCGTATATTGGCAGGATTTGCTGGATAGAGGTTTGGCTTACCGTTGCTATTGCACAGAGGAAGAACTGGAAGCGGAACGTGAAGAACAGACTGCTCGTGGAGAAACTCCTCGTTATTCCGGTAAACACCGTGATTTGACGGAAGAGCAACGCCTTGCTTTTGAAGCTGAAGGACGGGTAGCTAGTATTCGCTTCCGCGTACCAGAAGATCGTACGTATGCGTTCGATGATATCGTAAAGGGCAACATTTCTTTTGACACGAAGGAAATGGGTGACTTTGTTATTGTAAAGAAGGACGGAATTCCGACCTACAACTTTGCGGTAGCTGTTGATGATCATCTGATGGCTATTACCCATGTATTGCGTGGAGAAGATCATATTTCCAATACCCCGCGTCAACTTATGATCTTTGAAGCACTTGGCTGGGAACCGCCTTTGTTTGGTCATATGACCCTTATTGTTGGCGACAACCACAAGAAGCTCAGCAAACGGGATGAATCCGTTATTCAATTTATCGAGCAGTATGACGAATTGGGTTATTTGCCTGAAGCTTTGGTTAATTTCATTTCTCTCCTGGGCTGGTCGCCAGAAGGTGAAGAAGAAATTTTCAGTAAAGAAGAACTTATTTCTATTTTTGATGCGGACCGATTGTCCAAAAGTCCGGCTGTATTCGATAAGAATAAGCTGGCGCATCTAAATAATCACTATATTAAGCATGCTGATCCTAAACGGATCTCGGCATTAGCGATTCCACATCTACAAAAAGCGGGGAAAATACCGGCTGAGCTGAATGATGAGCAGCAGGCATGGGCAGAAAGCCTTGTAGCACTGTATCAAGAGCAGATGACCTCTGCTTCTGATATTGTAGAGTTATCTGAACTATTCTTCCGCAGTCATCTAGAGTTAGAAACAGAAGCGGCGCAGGTTCTGGCTGAAAGCCAAGTGCCGGAGGTCTTGTCTGCTTTCCTAGCTAAGGTTGAAGCCTGTCAGGATTTCAGTGCTAGCAACATGGCTGTTCTAATTAAAGAAGTACAGAAGGAAACAGGTCACAAGGGTAAAGCGTTATTTATGCCGATCCGTGTAGCTCTGACCGGACAAACACACGGACGTGATCTCAATATAACGATTGCTTTGCTCGGCCAAAACCGAGTTATCGAACGTTTGAAATCACAAATTAAGGGAGCTTAA
- the ispF gene encoding 2-C-methyl-D-erythritol 2,4-cyclodiphosphate synthase, with the protein MIAVGQGFDVHQLVEGRPCIIGGVTIPYEKGLLGHSDADVLLHAVSDAILGALGLGDIGRHFPDTDPAFKDADSLKLLEQVWALASERGYKLGNIDSTIIAQKPKMAPYIPQMTEIIARALHADPSKVNVKATTTEQLGFAGRGEGIAAQSIVCLLQDVISS; encoded by the coding sequence ATGATCGCTGTAGGACAAGGATTTGATGTACATCAACTGGTAGAGGGAAGGCCTTGTATTATTGGAGGAGTTACGATTCCATATGAAAAAGGACTATTGGGACATTCCGATGCAGATGTGCTGCTGCACGCAGTAAGTGACGCTATTCTAGGCGCGCTTGGACTAGGTGATATTGGCAGACATTTTCCGGACACAGATCCGGCGTTTAAGGACGCGGATAGCTTGAAATTATTAGAACAAGTATGGGCGCTTGCTAGCGAGCGTGGTTATAAGCTTGGGAATATCGATTCAACGATTATTGCCCAGAAACCAAAGATGGCGCCTTACATTCCTCAAATGACGGAGATCATTGCTCGTGCGCTTCATGCAGACCCGTCCAAGGTGAATGTTAAAGCCACCACTACCGAGCAGCTTGGTTTTGCCGGTCGTGGCGAAGGAATCGCCGCACAATCTATTGTCTGTCTACTCCAAGATGTGATATCATCTTGA
- a CDS encoding PIN/TRAM domain-containing protein, with protein sequence MWKKVILSFALICGAWSGFSLYHALERGFPKGMEKLSESLPVEGSILFTVLGAIIFLFAGSLCAEWGGSKLREAVLYCSRIPMNELAAGAAGLTGGLLLSLLLYPAMIWLGKAGQLLQVPVTLAFGYMGLRIGLEKKEELAALWTTGRWGQAAEPEGRGLEEHKILDTSVIIDGRIADICKTGFIEGTIVIPEFVLEELQHIADSSDLLKRNRGRRGLDILNKIQKELDVKVLIYEGDFEEISEVDSKLVKLAKVLRGKVVTNDFNLNKVCELQGVSVLNINDLANAVKPVVLPGEEIVVQVIKDGKEHGQGVAYLDDGTMIVVEGGREYIGTTMEVLVTSVLQTSAGRMIFAKPKLLEKAQ encoded by the coding sequence ATGTGGAAAAAAGTGATATTGTCTTTTGCTTTAATATGTGGAGCTTGGTCTGGTTTTTCGCTATACCATGCGCTTGAAAGAGGATTCCCCAAGGGGATGGAAAAGCTGAGTGAAAGTTTACCTGTAGAGGGAAGCATTTTATTTACGGTGCTGGGTGCCATTATTTTTTTGTTTGCGGGGTCTTTATGCGCGGAATGGGGAGGTTCAAAACTGCGGGAGGCGGTTCTGTACTGTTCGCGTATACCAATGAATGAATTGGCTGCAGGTGCAGCTGGGCTTACAGGGGGGCTTCTGCTGTCTCTTCTGTTATATCCTGCGATGATTTGGCTTGGAAAAGCAGGACAGCTGCTCCAGGTACCCGTTACGTTAGCTTTTGGATATATGGGGCTGCGGATCGGACTGGAGAAAAAAGAGGAACTAGCTGCACTTTGGACAACTGGACGATGGGGACAAGCGGCTGAGCCGGAAGGTCGTGGGCTGGAGGAGCATAAAATCCTCGATACTAGCGTGATTATTGATGGACGGATTGCTGACATTTGTAAAACTGGTTTTATTGAAGGAACGATTGTTATTCCGGAATTTGTACTTGAGGAGCTCCAGCATATTGCAGATTCTTCCGATCTACTGAAACGGAATCGCGGACGGCGGGGACTTGATATTCTCAATAAGATTCAAAAAGAGCTTGATGTGAAGGTGTTAATCTATGAGGGGGATTTTGAAGAAATCTCTGAGGTGGATAGTAAGCTGGTGAAGTTAGCGAAGGTACTGCGAGGTAAAGTAGTTACAAATGACTTCAACTTGAATAAGGTATGCGAATTGCAGGGAGTCTCAGTTCTGAACATTAATGATCTTGCGAATGCCGTAAAGCCCGTAGTGTTGCCCGGTGAGGAAATCGTGGTTCAGGTCATTAAGGATGGCAAAGAGCATGGACAAGGCGTAGCCTATTTAGATGATGGAACGATGATCGTTGTGGAAGGCGGACGTGAATATATCGGGACTACGATGGAGGTACTTGTCACTAGTGTGCTTCAAACTTCAGCTGGACGGATGATATTTGCGAAGCCAAAGCTCTTGGAAAAAGCACAATAA
- the radA gene encoding DNA repair protein RadA, whose product MAKPKTKFFCTDCGYESPKWFGKCPGCQAWNSMVEETESVVKTQGMNAPIFHSKEKAQSIISIESDKEPRILTGIGELNRVLGGGIVPGSLVLVGGDPGIGKSTLLLQTSHALTTQGLRVLYISGEESVRQTKLRADRLGALSAELYVLCETNMESIEEAIEQIQPQFLVIDSIQTVFMPEVTSAPGSVTQVRECTTRFMRIAKIRGIATVLVGHVTKEGAIAGPRMLEHMVDCVLYFEGERHHTYRLLRAVKNRFGSTNEIGIFEMGEVGLTEVENPSELFLSERPLGVAGSTVVASMEGTRPVLVELQALIAATHFPSPRRVCTGMDHQRMALIIAVLEKRMGMFLQNQDAYLNVAGGVKLDEPAIDLAVAVSIASSFRDISTKPYDVFFGEVGLTGEVRGVSRAEMRVKEAAKLGFRRVIMPEKSLKGWKHPQDIQIIGVSTVADALSVALD is encoded by the coding sequence ATGGCTAAACCAAAAACTAAATTTTTTTGCACTGATTGTGGATACGAATCGCCAAAATGGTTCGGTAAATGTCCCGGGTGCCAAGCTTGGAACTCCATGGTGGAGGAAACGGAAAGCGTAGTCAAAACACAGGGAATGAATGCCCCTATTTTTCATAGTAAAGAAAAGGCACAATCGATCATAAGTATAGAAAGTGACAAGGAACCGCGCATACTGACAGGTATAGGTGAGCTTAACCGTGTTCTCGGTGGGGGGATCGTACCAGGATCGCTGGTACTAGTAGGGGGAGACCCAGGAATCGGTAAATCTACGCTCTTATTACAGACGTCGCATGCTCTGACAACTCAGGGATTGCGAGTGCTGTACATTTCGGGCGAAGAATCGGTAAGGCAAACTAAGCTACGTGCGGATCGCCTCGGTGCGTTGTCAGCTGAGCTATATGTACTATGTGAGACGAATATGGAAAGCATAGAAGAAGCGATTGAACAAATTCAGCCGCAATTTCTTGTTATCGATTCGATTCAGACTGTATTTATGCCAGAAGTAACTAGTGCGCCAGGCAGTGTGACCCAGGTTCGGGAATGTACGACAAGATTTATGCGTATCGCTAAGATTCGGGGAATTGCTACAGTTCTCGTTGGGCATGTCACCAAGGAAGGCGCTATTGCAGGCCCACGGATGCTTGAACATATGGTGGATTGTGTGCTGTATTTTGAGGGAGAGCGGCATCATACGTATAGACTCCTGCGGGCTGTGAAGAACCGCTTCGGTTCAACGAATGAAATCGGCATTTTCGAAATGGGTGAAGTGGGTCTAACAGAAGTAGAAAATCCATCGGAGCTCTTCTTATCGGAGCGTCCACTCGGCGTAGCCGGATCTACAGTCGTGGCTAGTATGGAGGGGACTAGACCGGTGCTTGTTGAGCTTCAGGCTCTTATCGCTGCCACTCATTTCCCCTCCCCACGCCGGGTGTGCACAGGTATGGATCACCAGCGGATGGCACTCATTATCGCTGTACTTGAGAAGCGGATGGGCATGTTCCTGCAAAATCAGGATGCATACCTTAATGTTGCTGGAGGCGTGAAGCTGGATGAACCAGCGATAGATTTAGCAGTAGCTGTTAGTATCGCTTCCAGCTTTCGTGATATTTCAACAAAACCTTACGATGTTTTCTTCGGTGAAGTAGGACTTACAGGTGAAGTAAGAGGTGTTTCACGCGCGGAAATGCGTGTGAAGGAAGCCGCGAAGCTAGGCTTCCGGCGGGTGATTATGCCAGAGAAAAGTTTGAAGGGCTGGAAGCACCCGCAAGATATCCAGATTATTGGCGTCAGTACCGTAGCAGATGCACTATCGGTCGCGTTAGATTAG
- the disA gene encoding DNA integrity scanning diadenylate cyclase DisA produces the protein MKEYNQLENMNDLLRLAAPGTPFREGLENVLRAKTGALIVVGYSPEVMEVVDGGFSINCDFSPNYLYELAKMDGAIILSEDLKRILYANTQLIPDSSISSIETGIRHRTAERVAKQTGKLVVSISQRRNIITLYQGSIRYALKEIGAILAKANQAIQTLEKYKAVLTQGLTNLSASEYEGIVTVAEVVGVIQRVEMVLRIKMEIKRYINELGNEGRLISMQMEELVGNTEEEAWLLYRDYAKEEQEDKIREIIAGLKRISDDDLMDDNHIARLLGYSSTAISSEEVVTPRGYRLLNKIPRLPNVIIHNLVERFEMLPNLMSASIAELDEVDGIGEVRARNIQDGLKRLQKQVLIDRQM, from the coding sequence ATGAAAGAATATAACCAATTAGAGAATATGAATGATCTGCTCAGACTGGCGGCACCGGGGACACCCTTTCGGGAAGGTCTTGAGAATGTGCTGCGCGCTAAGACGGGAGCGCTAATCGTCGTTGGGTATAGTCCTGAGGTGATGGAGGTAGTGGATGGAGGATTCTCCATTAACTGCGATTTTTCGCCCAATTATTTATATGAGCTCGCCAAAATGGACGGTGCCATTATTCTTAGTGAAGACTTAAAGCGGATTTTGTATGCAAATACACAATTAATTCCGGATTCGTCTATTTCATCAATCGAGACAGGCATTCGTCACCGGACCGCCGAGCGTGTAGCGAAGCAAACAGGCAAACTGGTGGTTTCCATTTCACAGCGCCGTAATATCATTACTCTGTATCAAGGCTCCATTCGATACGCACTAAAAGAAATCGGAGCTATTTTGGCTAAAGCTAATCAAGCGATTCAGACCCTCGAAAAGTACAAAGCGGTTCTTACACAAGGACTGACGAATTTGTCTGCTTCAGAGTATGAGGGAATCGTAACCGTGGCCGAAGTGGTCGGAGTGATTCAGCGGGTAGAGATGGTTCTACGCATAAAAATGGAGATCAAACGATATATAAATGAATTAGGCAACGAAGGACGCTTAATCAGCATGCAGATGGAAGAACTGGTTGGAAATACAGAGGAAGAAGCATGGCTCCTATACAGAGACTATGCTAAGGAAGAGCAAGAAGATAAAATTCGTGAAATTATTGCCGGTCTCAAACGTATTAGTGATGATGACCTAATGGATGATAACCATATTGCTCGATTGCTGGGCTACTCTTCAACGGCAATTTCATCCGAAGAAGTGGTTACACCACGTGGGTATCGTCTGCTTAACAAAATTCCGCGGCTTCCAAATGTGATCATTCATAATCTGGTGGAGCGGTTTGAAATGCTGCCTAATTTGATGTCTGCAAGCATAGCCGAACTGGATGAAGTGGACGGAATTGGGGAGGTGCGAGCTCGTAATATTCAGGATGGGCTCAAACGTTTACAGAAGCAAGTTCTTATTGACAGGCAAATGTAA
- the pssA gene encoding CDP-diacylglycerol--serine O-phosphatidyltransferase: MIQKSIPSLFTIGNLMLGMFGIMMAFDGKVSMAAIMVIIAMLLDGLDGRVARALKCESEFGKELDSLSDVVSFGVAPAVIMYVSSLHDLNSALAWTVTAIFPVFGALRLARFNVQPGVPGYFIGLPIPAAGGVLATLALFNKDVSAPFMIVATLLLSYLMVSTVKYPNFKKVGLPKKVVVGAPVVIIVAVAVAVVFPEEIAKLIFVLLGIYALYGFKQNIDRLTARRRHRRRRRSEDKVYHSKNG, encoded by the coding sequence ATGATACAAAAATCAATTCCGAGTCTTTTTACCATAGGTAACTTGATGCTCGGAATGTTTGGTATCATGATGGCGTTTGACGGTAAAGTTAGCATGGCCGCTATCATGGTTATTATTGCTATGCTGTTAGACGGATTGGATGGCCGAGTTGCTCGTGCACTTAAATGTGAGAGTGAATTTGGTAAGGAACTGGACTCTTTGTCTGATGTCGTTTCCTTTGGAGTAGCGCCGGCTGTTATTATGTACGTTTCAAGCCTGCATGATTTGAATTCTGCATTAGCCTGGACAGTAACTGCAATTTTCCCGGTGTTTGGGGCATTGCGCCTTGCTCGCTTTAATGTTCAACCAGGGGTTCCTGGTTATTTCATCGGTTTGCCAATTCCTGCTGCTGGTGGTGTACTTGCCACATTAGCTCTTTTTAATAAAGATGTTTCCGCTCCGTTTATGATCGTGGCTACACTGCTCTTATCGTATTTGATGGTCAGCACTGTTAAATATCCTAATTTTAAGAAGGTCGGCTTGCCTAAAAAAGTGGTTGTCGGTGCGCCAGTAGTCATTATTGTTGCTGTGGCAGTTGCCGTTGTATTCCCAGAGGAAATTGCTAAGCTAATCTTCGTCTTACTTGGGATTTACGCGTTATATGGTTTTAAACAAAACATCGATCGATTGACAGCAAGACGCCGTCACCGTCGTAGAAGACGTTCCGAAGATAAAGTGTATCACTCAAAGAACGGTTAA
- the cysE gene encoding serine O-acetyltransferase — MFKHIKSDIRAVFDNDPAARSWFEVVFTYAGLHAIWGHRIAHSFFKRRWYTMARLVSQFSRFMTGVEIHPGAVIGNRLFIDHGMGIVIGETCEIGDDVIIYQGVTLGGTGKEKGKRHPTVGNNVVIGSGAKVLGSFRIGDNSNIGSNAVVLREVPNNSTVVGNPGRVVKRNGERVSDRLDHTKMPDPLVDSLRFLQKEIEEIREKLGEEDKQKTAQRLAETQQYIGDYEI, encoded by the coding sequence ATGTTTAAGCATATTAAGTCGGACATTCGGGCGGTATTCGATAACGATCCCGCTGCCCGCAGCTGGTTCGAGGTTGTCTTCACATATGCAGGGTTGCACGCCATTTGGGGTCATCGAATTGCTCATTCTTTTTTCAAACGCCGCTGGTATACAATGGCCCGTTTGGTCTCACAGTTTAGTAGATTTATGACCGGTGTTGAGATCCATCCTGGAGCCGTCATCGGAAATAGGCTGTTTATCGACCATGGTATGGGGATTGTTATTGGAGAAACCTGTGAAATCGGTGATGATGTTATTATCTATCAAGGGGTTACACTCGGGGGAACAGGGAAAGAAAAAGGTAAACGTCATCCCACAGTTGGCAACAATGTAGTTATTGGTTCTGGTGCGAAGGTATTAGGATCGTTTCGTATCGGCGACAATTCAAATATAGGTTCTAATGCAGTTGTGTTGCGTGAAGTGCCAAATAACAGTACGGTAGTAGGGAACCCGGGCCGTGTAGTAAAACGAAACGGTGAACGTGTATCCGATCGTTTGGATCATACCAAGATGCCAGACCCGCTTGTTGATTCACTTCGTTTTTTGCAAAAAGAAATCGAAGAGATCAGAGAGAAGCTTGGCGAAGAAGATAAGCAAAAGACCGCACAGCGACTGGCTGAAACTCAGCAGTATATTGGTGATTACGAAATTTAA